Sequence from the Chelonoidis abingdonii isolate Lonesome George chromosome 16, CheloAbing_2.0, whole genome shotgun sequence genome:
GGTCTTCTCCCAAGTCTATCCAGCAGCGAGGTGGTTTTGTGCTGTGCCTAACATGAGGCCAGCAGACTTCTTCCAAGAGACCAGATCTCCAGAGGTTAAAGGTCACATGTGTCAGGCTAATAATGTGCTGGAGTCTTTTGTTCCCAGCCATACCCACCTGAAGTATGGAGACCAGAGTCACCACCCCATAGTATCTGCAAGACAGACAATGAAACATTAGAAATCACTGATTATAGATTCAAACACCAGCCTCTTCCCTAGTGAATGCACAGGTTTTATTACTCTCCACTAGCTGCAGGCTGTAGTGCTTCCTCTACAGGGAACTCTGCAGGGAATTTCTTCTAAATTCAGATTCCCATGTGTCAAGGAGATCGGGACGCAGGACTAAAGTGAGAACTGAGGACAAGAAGGGTGGGTATACGGATGTGTGTGAGTATTCTTATCAGGGGTCCTTCTCCTTCCTGATGCCCTAGATATTAGCACTTACAGCAGGTTCTGGATGGCAATTCGCACCAAATTGAGCTCCACGTCGGCTTCAGCAGAGATTTTCTGGATGTGTCGAAATCCATCAATGTACGGCAGGATCTAGGGAGACAGCATGTGAGAGCGATCAGACCAAAGAGAAGGAAATCTGCACATGAGACTCCCTATAGAGACATCAAGGAGAGCATGTGTGTGAGGGAAATCCAGTGTGTCTTCAGATTGATAATGTAATCTATGACCACAAACAATTAAATGCCTCAATCATCATTCGCATGGTTATTGAATGGTGTCACCATGGGGCAGAATTATCGTGTTTAGATACCTTAACTGTGCACTGATATATTTGGATTTCTCTTCAGTTAAATTTAGCTCTACATTTCCTGTGTTTATAATGTTTTGTTTGGGGAAAGTCACAACATCCCTGCAATGTATTTTACCCTTAAGTGACCGATACATACTCTCAATGGTATCTCTGTCTTAAAGTAGCTTTTTTCCCATGAGACAGTGATATGTTTCTATGCACCAGACACATGCACTTCTAACATCCAAGAACTCTTGTATCCAACTGCAAAATCACATGCACTGGGAGAAGAAAATTATATCGTTATAGAACTGAACAAAAAAGGCACAGGCCACTTAGGTCAGATTTTCCAGTAAATATGGTCCATGCACAAAGGGTCAATGAAACCATCAGAAGAGATTTAACACAGATACCGTGCTGAATGAGAATACAGTGCAATCTCACTATAAACACATGTACCTCTGTATTCCAACCATGTTTGGAAGAGTCTGCACCTGCAGCACAGAGTTCCACACTATTTAACACTTTGTTAACCATCCCACCAGCCGTTGCCAACACTTCCCCATAAAGGACCTCTTTGCTTGATTTGGACAGTATTGGCAACGGCTGTTGCCATTTATCACATGTTCACTGGGAATGGTTCAGCATAGGCATACCACTGCAATCAGCAAAGCCTTCTCCACAAAAGGGATCAAGCTCCCCAGTCCTAAGACCCTGGGAAGGCTGGGCTGCTACCCAGTAGCATTCTCCTTCCTCTTGTCTCCCAAGCAGAGGATTTATAGGCCCCAGGCAAGGcctacaggttgctgagctgtgGTTAACCCCTTGTTCACTGGGCACCAGGTATCGCAACCGACCCATCACATCTCCATTCAGCTAACTGAGTTGCTGGAATGGGACATGATCCCATTAGAACGtctcccctgctcagccccacctgGATGAAGCAGACAGACCTGCTGAGTAGTGAGATCCCACTGGGCATTGAAGAAGTCATCCTTGTCCAGAGTGAAGACGGGCACGTCGTACTCCTGCACAATGGGAGGGTCTGGCCGCTGCTCGATCACTTTCAGGTGAATGGTGTTCGATTCAtctaggaggaggagaggaaagcacTCGGTTCTCCTAGCAAACATCTTCTGTCTCTCTCAACTTTCCCAACCAAAATCTGCCCTGATATAACAATGTGAGTATCACCCCATGAACAATGGGAATTGCACCCGCTGCTGAAACCAGGGCAGGATTTGACCCTCAGATGCCAACCTCCCCCTTCTATCCTCTGTGCAAGACTCTGGCCACGTATACACTACCCGCCGCATcggcgggtagtaatcgatctatcagggatcgatttatcacgtctcgtctagatgcaataaatcgattccCGAATatatgcccgtactccacctcggcaggaggagtaagcggagtagATGGGGGAGCCAGTGCAATCAACTTGCTGCcttgaggacggccaggtaagttgaactaagatacttcagctacgtgaatagcacaGTTCAAGtcgaagttgcatatcttagattgattctgCCCACAATGTAGACCAGCCTTCTGTTACAGCAATCTGGTCAGTATAGAGCAGCTGCCCTTTTGTTCCCAGCAGTAGCCAACTCTGCTGTAATCACAGCCCCTGGCACTCCAGGGATGCCAGAGGCAATAAGGGAACAGTGCACTCCTCCAGTGCATCtaattcccttctctcccctgtgCTCCTCCCCCACAAATGTCCCCCAAGCAACACTTCAAATACCACAAAAAGCAGCACAAGGTTGGGGTACAGGTGGAGCTGCAAGTCTGACCCCAAACCCCCAAGCTACAAACTTTATATCAGGAGGCTCCTCTGCCTCAGACTGGATCCACTACTGAGGTGATGCCAAGGGACTCACTGTGAGGCTAGGAAGGGACACAGAAAAAGACTACATTACAGCTAGATGTCCAGAGACCCTACCGATCGGCAAAGTACATTTCCCAGTGGCGTTCAGCTCCTCCAGGAGGATGGTCATTATTGGCACCAGCTTTTGTTTACTCTCTTCACTGGAGATGAAGCCACTTTCCAGCTAGGAGAGAACAGGGTCAGTGTCATTGCCTCTCAGTAGCAGCAAGCCACCTCCGATCTCTCTATAAAGCTGCTGTGGAGCTATTATGCAGGTGATACAGTACGGAAACCCCACTGGtaatttttcctttgttcttttcttacTTTTAGTCTGATCCTGAAAACCTGTCACTCACTTAATTAATGACAAATTTTTCTTTTACACCATGATGTGTTATGCAGGatcaaggggtgaaatcctggctccagcgAAGTCTCAAACTCCCATCGACCTCAATGGATTTCACCTAAGGAATTATTGTTTAGGGCTGTTGTAGAACTGatgaataaaattgtttttaattattcactttattattataacttcataagtaaagttttatgaatgaaacaactTTCATTCATAAAACCGGTTATCCCAATAACTGGCTAATTGACAATTAAGATGCTTGTTAAGAGCCACAGCATTCAGCCAGCTACCCTTGTAAGTTTTGCTTTCAATCCAATTGCTGCTTAAATCACTGAAACTTGCACTGTTTCAATATTGTAACTTCTGCTCAGTTTGCCATTCATTATacttgtctacattgcagcttCTGTTCACTCTTTGCCACTCCTTACACTTGTCCATATTGTAACtcaaactccattttgtaaaaaccttctgcaaccttcattttGCGAAACTCTaatgtaatcttattagtttagtttaaatgTGTGAATGAGGTCtggatggatgatggaatcaacctccagcacCAGTCTGTCCCGATGCAATAAAGTTCAAACGCCAACGGCTGAAGATGCAAACAACAGCcctaacaaagaaagaaaagtccaccctaaaaaaaaaaaaaggtacaatagaaggaaaaTCAAAGCCAGGTCCAAGGCTAAAAGTCACGTCTTACAGGTGATCAATCACACtgaacccagaggcagcgtgacacagcaagacctacagactctggattcaaactaaaagCCTATAAGAAAGATGAGTGAGATGGAAGACTTTTttttgggaggaggtggggtgtgtGCAAcgttctgctgccaacatgggagggcagacccagcccttccttgtgcccggctttcctggccagttagccgcCACAAGCTatgaacccaagctgcaaaatcaagccatggACTCAAGCTAccttcaggactggtaactatacagcagctgcagacatctgatgtgtgtgtgtgtatataggtaTTAGTTATTGGTCGTAAATCAAATTGTGTTATCATAATAAacgtggcatctttgtcttgtcCCCTGAAACAATCCTGTACAGTTTTGTCTGCATAACAGCATAAGCAAGCACAGAGGCCTGaaaggatgtttttaaaaaaaattcttgctgtTTTTAACTTGAGAAATATTAGGAGTGTCAAGTCTGGTTTTCCATGGCTCTGTTGGCAGATCTATGGGAATGATCAGGGATGTTTACCACGGGCTGTCAATACCTTACTTGAAAGTTTAAGCTTCCATTCAAAGTGTTGCTCAGGAAGAAACACCACAGTTGCGTCTCTTGATCCTAAACACCACACATCATCACCCAAACAACAAGCTCCCCTATACAGTCACTATGGTCACCTGCATGATTCTGAAAGTACAAAGCTTATACCATTTACTGTTAAAAAGGAAATTTGAAATCAATGAACTCACACTCAATAGTAACAAACCACCCccatattatttattacaaatcaTTAAAACTGCCTGACTTCAAATAGccttatttttaacaaaaagtgTCTGGAGTTTCTCCATTACGAGAACTCAGTTTCCCAGGAAATGGACCAGAGAAAATAGTGAGAAAGAGACACTATCTGACATTTCATTtggtttaaataaacaaacaaaaagtgaaTGGGTGTCGCATTATGTGCtttttaattaaccattggaacaatttactaaggatggtggtggattctccctgacaatttgtaaatcaacgctggctgtttttctaaaagctctgctctaggaatgattgtgggaagttctctggcctgcgttatacaggaggtcagcccAGATGATCACAGGaatccattctggccttggaatctatggatgTCAATAAGGCCTTGTCAACACAGGCACTTttcagcactgcaactttctcgctcaagggggtgaaaaaacacatccctgagcgctgcaacttacagcgctgtaaagtggctgTGTAGATGGTACACCAGCGCTAGCAGTCACACTCCCACTGCTGGTACCTACTCCCCtcatgggggtgggttttttttttacagtgctgggaaagctgtttgctttcagggcaggctgggagacaCACGTATGAATGTGGCCTAGCTGTCTAAGCATGAATGGGTCATTGGAAAAGTACTGGCTGAGGCCGGGAGGGCCCCACATCAATGGGAAATCTGAGATGACAATAGAAAACCTATTCACCAGGACACCGACACCTAGCAACCAACTACCCAGAGGGAGGTGGCTTTCCTCACCTCTCACCAGGGAAGCTGAGTAGAGACCCCAGCTCGATAACAAAGGACTGGGAAAGCTCAATCTAAAAAGACATCAGACCACAGGGCCTACCCTGTGCAGGAAGGGCGAGACCTCTTGGAGGTCTGGCACACCACAGGCGTTTCTCCTAGAGATCATTTTAAAGCTTGGGGTTGTAGCACCAATTCTCTGGATCCGTGACAAAAAGCATTAGGTATTGAACGGGTGCATCAGTGCCAAATCTGACCTCTAAGGTGGTGAGATAGCCAGCCAATTTCTTCACGATGGGTTCCAATGCACAAGTCTTGGCTCTGGTATCACAAACAAAGCCCAGATTGAAAAGCAGAGCATTCCGGCTGTATTTTTTGTGCTCAATACAAACTGGGCAGCCAATCAGCTTCTTGTCCATAGCAGTCCTATCAAAGAGAAACAGGCACAAGCTGTCAACTGCAATTGTTCTGGAAGCACTGGTCAGAACTCCATAGTGaaagattttgcttttaaaatagacACTCCTTTGTTTTGTATGAAAAATCCAACGGATCCTCCCCAAACTCCCAGCCCTTACTCCGAGcccagaatgaattttctgagaatttacaagtaaacgCGTTCAGCAGCTTATGAGAGTGAGTCATTTAAGAAATTTAGCATCTGTGCCAGGCTTTGTCCCGAATTCTCTCAAAAAAATGCAGACTCTTCAAAGTTTCCAAGTAGTTAAAATTCATTGACATCTTGTGCACAGCCTGTaattaaattatgaaaaatgGTGGTTGCTCATTGCTATGATTATTCAGTGCAGTTCtaagtggcactcacactgtgaTGAGCTTGTTCTGCAGCTCGGGTTTGGTGATGATGTACACCTGGACTGTGTCAAAGAGCTCTCGGGATATGAAATCCTCCGGGACCTGCATGGCCAAGGAAACAATAATGTATCATTGAAGAGCCAATAGACATAACCCTACAGTCTCATAAGAAACCCGAGCAACAGGCTACAGGCATGACAAGGAGAGTGAGCACCTGTGAAAAGCCACTTTCGTAAAGAGCCATAAGATGTCACATTATAAAATGTCACAGTTCAGCTGAAGAGACACACAGGGCTCAGCTGCAGGCCCTTGGCTGATGGGGCCAGCATTGGCTGGGCGCTGGAGACAGCAGACTGAATCCCCTCAGTTCACTGCCTGTTTGAATACTCAAtagatccctgccccaaatacTCTGGCATCACTGACCTGGTACGTTATTTTAGGCCCCAACGTTGGGTGGAATTCACTGAAGAAGATGCACtcaattctgctgctgctgtccatgGTTATTGCTGCAAGAGATACACCACAAAACTGATGCTTACCAAAAGAGCAATCAAGTGGATTCTCTTTggatttctcttcccttggtctttttctccctctcccacagaGAACACTAGTGCAATATAAACAATACAAACCTTACATTAACGCAAATTTTCAAAGCACAAGAGTCATGTGTTCAAAGTTAAGTTACAGCAGCTGTAAATCTGGCCTGCGTGACGTATACAGACTGTGAAGTTAATGCCACGTGTGATAATACACATGTATTGGAGGGACAGGTAGTGTATAAAATATCTTAATCTTTGACACAGCACTAGTGTGGCTTTATGCACTGAATTCCAGTGCAATCACCATACTAGTGGCTGGGCCCTGCCTCATTAACAAAGTCACTTCACATCAAAACTGGCCTTTGCCTCTCCTTCCAATCCAGCAGTTACTTATGTGAAGCTACTCTTTAACACACCCTACTGCCCACTGGAAGTTGactgtacatacaaaatacaAGTTATTCTCTGACTTCTACATGATTAAAACGTTACCTTGAAAGGTGTCCTGCAAAGGTACACAAAAATGGAATAGAATTACGATATCATAAAAGGCAAGAGTTAAAGTTCAGCAACTACAAGAGAAAGgagtcttaaaatatttaaatttttattccTCAGGAGCAGGGGCATGGGGTGAATGTTAGgcatgaatattaaaaaaaatcaaagtttgcTTCTGTTGGGTATTAAAGTTTAATATGAGTTTTTTGCAAAGATTCATGTTGCAAAGCTCAAATTTGCAAGTTTtatgcaccatgaacaaaggtcAAACTACAGTTCTCGTTCAAATGCAAATTAATATTTGCAGAACATTTCCCTCCCCCATAGCCACACTTCCTTTGCTCAGTGCTACAGCTGCTAATACCTAAAGCTTCTATAGCACTGATCATCTCAGGGTGTCAGCGCATTAGTACAGCTGGTATCATCACCCCATTGACTGTACAGAGACAGAAAGCCTGTTCAGGAGCATACAGCAAGCTGGGGAAGGTGACTCTGAGTCCCAGCCCTGTGAACTAGCCACTGAATTCCCTTCCCCACGAtggagatagaacccagaagttctGGTTCCCAACCTCCTCAGCCCACTAGACCCCTCTCTCttcccagaacccaggagtcctgggttccaaCCTCCtcaacctctctcccctccccgagTTAGGACAGAAGAACAGCCGCTCCCAGGCGACCCTACAATTACATCGGCACAGGGCCCCATCCCTTGCAACTCGGCCGCAGACACGAAACCAAGCAATCACCTACCCGACTTCGCACATGCGCACACAGCCGCCCCGGGAGCACACTTACCCGTACACCGTAGCAAGGAAGTAGTCGCTGCCAGCCGGCCGATCTACGCATGCGCACTGAAGGCTCACCCGGATAGGACTACAGCGCCCCACCTTTTGTCACATGTTCCTGGAGCATGAAGGCGACGCAGCCGTGAGATGGAAGGTGGGTTTTACAGATGATAGACAACAAAGTTCAGCCACTTAGAGGCTCTAGCAGGAGGGTGAATATAATGAAGGACAGTAGACCCCACCCAATCAGGAGGCGGGGGTAGTTTTTCCGGCTTGTCTCCGAGATCTAGGAGATGCTGGTGATCCAGGATCAGGTGAGGCTACCCCCGCGGAGCCAACACCCAGAGCCGAGGGAGCCCGTCCCCCCGGGGGGGAGCCTAGGACCCCTCCCTCGCTGCGCTGAGCCCCTCCCTCTcgggggggagctggggaccCCCCCGCTGCGCTGAGCCCCTCCCCCTCGGGGGGGGAGCCGGGCTCCATGGGCCCCATGgtgggtggggtttgggggcaTGCAAACCTCCCGGTAGTCGTGCCTGCCAGCAATGCCCTGAGACCCGTGGGGGGCTGGTGAGAAGCAGGGTGACCTGGTGAGTGTTGCTATGCccggactctttgctgcttcccgCCACGCAGGTGCTGGGTGTCCTGCGATCATGCCCCGTAAGGTGACGCTGACATGGCCGCTCTTCCGGTACAGAGCAGGTCCCTGAACCGGCTCTGTGGTCCCATTGCCAGGTCCCCTCGGGGGCAGGCGGCTTGAGGAAAGGTTTAGTCAGAGAGAGGCCTCAGATTTCCTTCCACTCGGCTCTGCAGCGTTCTCCCTGTTCCACTCAACCTGTGGCTAAACCGTGCCTAGGGATGGGTTtgcagaggaggcagaggctgTGCGCTTGTGTCATCTTAACCCTAGTGCTCCCTGGCACATAGCGTGTGGGCCTGAACATGCCTTGTGCCCTTGCAGTTATTTGAGATCTGTTCATCTAGTGTCATAAAAATAATGGCCCTTTCTTGTCCCAGCTGGGTCTGATCCTACTCTGACTTCAGGATCTGCTCCATATGCATTTTGGAGTCACACTGCTGACTTTACAGCCCCGTCTTCAGGACTTCAGGAAAAGGAGCCTTCTGCAGCATTAGCTGAAACTGGCTGCAGAATCTGTTTCACTGGGAGGATGTAAGAGGCAGGAAGGAGAAACCCAGTGGGTTTTCAGATTCTAGATAGAAATTGTAGCACTGACAGAAAAGTCCTCTTTTTGGCTTGTAAACACAGCTTCCTCCATCTGCTGTCTTGGGTGAGAACTGAATATGGAACGTCATGATGATACTCATTTTTCAGAGTCTAAATGTGCTTTGAAGCCaagctttctttgctgatcaaGTGGGAGGAGCACCAAGCCCACATGGTAGTGGGTGAGATGGCCTGTGTATTATGACACAGGCCATCTCACCTGGAATGATTTTCACTTTGCATATTCTAAATACGCACTGCCACTGTATCTGTGTTCAATAGACTGAAATGTGATAGTACCATAATTGCCTTGCAGTGGTATAATATATCGGCTTGTGTCTTTGTCTCTATTATTCTTCCTCTGTTGATGAAATGGATCCGATCTGCTCCAGCTAGGTGTATCAATTTCTTCTACTTGTCACACACCTCTTGATCTCATCTGAATTTTTGGAACAAAGGGCCCTGTGTTCCATGTGATGCTACGTGTTCAATCAGCTGATTCCTACAGAATTGTGATAACATCCCCCTAAATCAAGCCATTCTCTCTTGTCTATCAACAGTCCAGTGACAAAGTTTGATGCTTTTAAAGTTGGTCAAGCTCCTTCCAGGCTGAGCTGTCAGCATGTGCCCTCCTGATTGGCATTCAGATTGTTTTGTTGTTGATGCGTATTTCTTTCAGCGGCACACTGGACATTTTCCCAATAATGTGGAAAGACCTGCCCCACCCTGCTAGAGGGCTGAACACTTGCCATTGCCTATGAGTGAGTGAACAAGCAACCAGTATCTGCAGCTTATAAACTGCTTTGGCAAACTTCAGGAGTCTCGTCCTTCAGATTCACTGGTGGGATCTTGTATGAGCCTTCTCATGTATAACGATAATTTCCACCCCTTGTTGTTCTTCGGGACTtaactttatttttctcattttcctgctttctagATAATCCATGGATGTCTAGGAAGGACAGCAGAGAATTTCTTGCTTTAAGCCACAAACGGTCTATGGTCCTTCCTTGCTGGATCACTCCCTTGCTTGGATGTCTTGGGGAAGCTGATGCCTGCTAGACAGCCCGTGTAGCTAGTGGGAGTTAAATGGTGTAAGCgctgctgctgtggggcagaAGACAGGCTCATATCACAATGGCTCTGACCATCGAGACAGAGTCACGGATCTACCTCTCCTTGCGAGCTGTCTCCGGCATCActgcccaccttgtctcacttGGTTTCACCATCTTTGTGGCCATACTGGCCAGACCTGGGTCAAGTAAGTAGAAGCCAGTGGGGGCAGAGCTACTGGACAGCATCCATGATTAAACAAACATATGGGATCGATTTTAGTGCTTCTGAAAGTGATGGGCTGGCTAGTGCCAGAGGATGCATGCAGGCCTTATGTAAACTCCACAGGGACCTCTGCCACCCTGTGGCTATTTGAGTCCTGCCCCTCTCTGTCAATGCACattaatcctgacctgcagcatcctACCTAATGCTCCTGCTATTCTGGTCCTGGGGCTCccgctctgccaatgcacctcactTGTGGTCTGCTGCATTCCCAGCTACCCATTGCTAGGCCTTTTGCAATCACAgactcttcctccttctcttggtGTTTTTATAATGTGGAGTGATGACTGAAGAGGTTCACTGCACACGAGTGGATCACCCTGCTGGCTTCCCTCAACCGTAACAGTTTTGCTGACAACTATTGTGCTGTCAACTTGaaataaagaatttaaaataatcCCCATCTGCCCCTGAGTCCCCCACTGCCTGTTTTTGTAGGTCTGGTCACATTTCACAATGTGGTTCCCTGGATGGAAAAAAACCACCCAAATGGGTGAAAGTGACGagacacaaagtgctgtcaaagaaagtaaacaaactgaaaacacaGTGTGTTTCTTTCCCATCACTTTCAGTTATAATCTGTCTAGCTAAGGCACTTGTATGGCCTCCACTGTTGTAgtacctgagtgcctcacaatctttaatgtgtttattccCACAGCACCCCACCAGCCAGGTGAGGCACAGAGCAAAAGTGACTTGCCCTGGGTCatgcaggaaatctgtggcagagcagggaattaaaggCAGGTTTCCCAAATGCCAAGCTAGCACCCTGACCCCTGGACTATCCAATCTTAGGTGGCTGCATGTGATAATGGTGGGTTAAAACATGGAGTGATTTTTGAGGTGATACCTCTAGCAGGgagtgtggtttttgtttttttcagctaTACGTTAGTTTTTGGCACACCGGATGGCTAGTCTGAAAGGGCTCATTCCTCTCTCTTGTTTCATTCCAGGCTTGTTCTCCTGGCATCCTTTCTTAATGTCACTTGCGGTAAGTCGGACAAAAGAGCTCCATGTTACCTGCCTCCTTCCCAGTAATCTATTCTTCAGTAGCCACTGGTAACCCCACCCTCTCAGGGCTGAGGGCTACTCACAATGGACTCAGTGCAATGTTGTCCTGCATCTTGTCACGTCATCGTAGTGCGTAGCAAGTGTAAAATGTTGCTGAGTCAGCATGGCAGAGTTGTCTACCTGCTTTGCACTTTTGAATGATAACACAAGGCACAGGTGGTGCTTAGCTGattccccaccccttgtcctcGCTCTCCCATCTGGGTGTCATCTCTCCCAGGCTATAACCAAATCTGTTTAGCTCTTCAagcatctctcttcctctctcagcACCACTGCCAGGCTCCTGAGGAGTTCAGAGCTATTGGGCTAAGTCTGGTCCAGGCACCTGGCCAGGTGCAGAGACTGATGGCTGCAAGCAAGTTTTAAACCACAAGTTCTTTGCCAGCATGGGGAGAGAAATTTTAACCAATGggagcagtgttccctctaatttttcccacccatgtgcagaatgaattttgttatgtgtaccaatatggaggtgatgtgtgacccatcaccttcatattggtgcacataacaaaattgatgtggtgggggtgaggccaagggattcagagtgtgggagggaactcgaggctggggcagatggttggggtgcagggtgggtgagggctctggggtggggccagggatgaagggtttggggtgcaggctgccctggagctacggtggggagagaggactttcctcagctctctctccccacaacagcacctgggctgtgggggagaggcgCCCCTGCCATGGCAGGTCCAGAGCTGGgttggagccagaggagaggcgCCTTtcccctggcagcagcaggtcCTGGGCCTGGCTGGGGCCACCAGGGAGGGACGCTTCTCCTTGCTGTAGCCTTGAGTGCCTGCGCAgcacttaataggctgctgcacgGCCGCACAGTTTAGCGGGAACTTAGATTGGAGGCTCAGGACTCTGAACACCGATGAAACTTCTGCCCTAAATATTCCAGCATTACAACCTCTAGTTGCCATTTCTGCAGCCAGGATCTGCATGCAGTCTCTGATGGGGGGTCTCGTAAAACCAACCGAACTAACCTGCATGTCTTAGCCAGCTCTTCTTTCATATGCAGCCCTTTCCCAGGCACTCTTTGCGTCACTCAGCAGCCACCTGCTGCAGGGGGGAGTTGGAAAGGCTGGTGGCAATAGCATATGTGAGCTTAGGGGTGACAGGAGCAGTGGGTTACATCCCATGTTAGTGGGAGATGCCTAGTTCAGAGCCATGACATGGAGAAATGTAACAGAGCCTATGGAGACCAGCTGTACTGAATCTGCATATCTTAGGCGCT
This genomic interval carries:
- the NPRL2 gene encoding GATOR1 complex protein NPRL2 isoform X2, with amino-acid sequence MDSSSRIECIFFSEFHPTLGPKITYQVPEDFISRELFDTVQVYIITKPELQNKLITVTAMDKKLIGCPVCIEHKKYSRNALLFNLGFVCDTRAKTCALEPIVKKLAGYLTTLELESGFISSEESKQKLVPIMTILLEELNATGKCTLPIDESNTIHLKVIEQRPDPPIVQEYDVPVFTLDKDDFFNAQWDLTTQQILPYIDGFRHIQKISAEADVELNLVRIAIQNLLYYGVVTLVSILQYSNVYCTTPKVQDLVDEKCLQEECLSYVTKQGHKRASLRDVFQLYCGLSPGTTVRDLICRYTLQLQRVDERKLVQFGLMKGLIRRLQKYPVKIVRDEKSHPARLYTGCHSYDEICCKTGMSYRELDERLESDPNIIVCWK
- the NPRL2 gene encoding GATOR1 complex protein NPRL2 isoform X1, whose product is MCEVGVLCGRGRKRPREEKSKENPLDCSFGKHQFCGVSLAAITMDSSSRIECIFFSEFHPTLGPKITYQVPEDFISRELFDTVQVYIITKPELQNKLITVTAMDKKLIGCPVCIEHKKYSRNALLFNLGFVCDTRAKTCALEPIVKKLAGYLTTLELESGFISSEESKQKLVPIMTILLEELNATGKCTLPIDESNTIHLKVIEQRPDPPIVQEYDVPVFTLDKDDFFNAQWDLTTQQILPYIDGFRHIQKISAEADVELNLVRIAIQNLLYYGVVTLVSILQYSNVYCTTPKVQDLVDEKCLQEECLSYVTKQGHKRASLRDVFQLYCGLSPGTTVRDLICRYTLQLQRVDERKLVQFGLMKGLIRRLQKYPVKIVRDEKSHPARLYTGCHSYDEICCKTGMSYRELDERLESDPNIIVCWK
- the NPRL2 gene encoding GATOR1 complex protein NPRL2 isoform X4 — encoded protein: MDKKLIGCPVCIEHKKYSRNALLFNLGFVCDTRAKTCALEPIVKKLAGYLTTLELESGFISSEESKQKLVPIMTILLEELNATGKCTLPIDESNTIHLKVIEQRPDPPIVQEYDVPVFTLDKDDFFNAQWDLTTQQILPYIDGFRHIQKISAEADVELNLVRIAIQNLLYYGVVTLVSILQYSNVYCTTPKVQDLVDEKCLQEECLSYVTKQGHKRASLRDVFQLYCGLSPGTTVRDLICRYTLQLQRVDERKLVQFGLMKGLIRRLQKYPVKIVRDEKSHPARLYTGCHSYDEICCKTGMSYRELDERLESDPNIIVCWK
- the NPRL2 gene encoding GATOR1 complex protein NPRL2 isoform X3, whose product is MCEVGVLCGRGRKRPREEKSKENPLDCSFGKHQFCGVSLAAITMDSSSRIECIFFSEFHPTLGPKITYQVPEDFISRELFDTVQVYIITKPELQNKLITVTAMDKKLIGCPVCIEHKKYSRNALLFNLGFVCDTRAKTCALEPIVKKLAGYLTTLEILPYIDGFRHIQKISAEADVELNLVRIAIQNLLYYGVVTLVSILQYSNVYCTTPKVQDLVDEKCLQEECLSYVTKQGHKRASLRDVFQLYCGLSPGTTVRDLICRYTLQLQRVDERKLVQFGLMKGLIRRLQKYPVKIVRDEKSHPARLYTGCHSYDEICCKTGMSYRELDERLESDPNIIVCWK